A part of Citrifermentans bremense genomic DNA contains:
- a CDS encoding CARDB domain-containing protein, whose protein sequence is MRTGKWFRSALLASLTVSGLGFLSSCTPCVTYTQMCDLIGGAPVGTTTSSGRNVVLEDPGTIAAYHGFSCAESDQRGTEEVLKLEESLEIPRYAGNAAVFLNGWRMNYLSSDHHVGGLGTMISNIRLEDKTLKWQASGVLADKNFDDGYKWCYFYTVVAWNPTNLNLVVDQKDGSCDNRTPSDANFFITDNKGTTTALSSFPSFLFNPDFASGKTVAILPRGFGFKWSSECDTDHHLLQIGVNLDHGEAFVENEMKYKKGFFQDLTPVPVPQPPPADTVNQVDSGFVSWDTYAIFKDNDGRRGYGFGHMASGLGGKDVAVIQPPFSILPHEDTGVFGACLGEASGLQTKDVAVENVPYEYAIPMLTGWDIGCGCDDEHVTEVGTWLDEFHYDKAPNAPAGTLHYKVSSILRDKDGSPGHAYSHKVSILAFKPTASALAPDLIPFSPTGTGPLSFCRLEQNGTLLRVTIKNQGNGNAGASKTTVVFNNQPVTLDTPPVPAGGSVDLLFGVPRNCFSPDCSFRITVDSENQVDELSNEGNNTVGGGCLG, encoded by the coding sequence ATGCGCACAGGAAAATGGTTCAGATCCGCTCTGCTCGCTTCTCTCACCGTTTCTGGCTTGGGCTTTCTGTCATCCTGCACTCCCTGCGTCACCTACACGCAGATGTGCGATTTGATCGGCGGGGCTCCGGTCGGCACGACGACTTCCTCGGGGAGAAACGTGGTCCTTGAGGATCCCGGAACCATCGCGGCCTATCACGGTTTCAGCTGCGCCGAATCGGACCAGCGGGGCACCGAGGAGGTCTTGAAACTGGAAGAGAGCCTGGAGATCCCGCGCTATGCAGGCAACGCCGCGGTTTTTCTCAACGGCTGGCGCATGAACTACCTGAGCAGCGACCACCACGTGGGAGGGCTCGGCACCATGATTAGCAATATCCGCCTGGAGGATAAGACCCTGAAATGGCAGGCGTCAGGAGTCCTTGCCGACAAGAACTTCGACGATGGCTACAAATGGTGCTATTTCTATACGGTGGTAGCATGGAACCCCACCAACCTCAACCTGGTCGTGGACCAGAAGGACGGAAGCTGCGATAACCGGACCCCCTCTGACGCGAACTTCTTCATAACGGACAACAAAGGCACAACCACTGCACTCTCCTCCTTTCCAAGCTTCCTCTTCAACCCTGATTTCGCCTCAGGAAAGACCGTTGCCATACTCCCACGCGGGTTCGGCTTCAAGTGGAGCTCCGAGTGCGACACGGATCACCATCTGCTTCAGATCGGGGTGAACCTGGACCATGGAGAGGCGTTCGTCGAGAACGAAATGAAGTACAAAAAGGGCTTTTTCCAGGATCTGACTCCGGTGCCGGTTCCCCAGCCCCCTCCTGCTGACACTGTGAACCAGGTCGACTCCGGATTTGTCAGCTGGGACACCTATGCCATCTTCAAGGACAACGACGGGAGGAGAGGCTACGGATTCGGGCACATGGCATCGGGGCTGGGAGGCAAGGATGTCGCCGTGATCCAGCCCCCTTTCTCTATCCTCCCCCATGAGGATACGGGGGTGTTCGGTGCGTGCCTTGGTGAAGCGTCAGGACTGCAAACGAAAGACGTCGCTGTTGAGAACGTCCCTTACGAGTACGCCATTCCCATGCTGACTGGGTGGGACATAGGTTGCGGCTGTGATGACGAACACGTAACCGAGGTAGGGACCTGGCTCGACGAGTTCCACTACGACAAGGCCCCCAACGCTCCCGCGGGAACCTTGCACTACAAGGTGTCTTCGATACTGAGGGACAAGGACGGCAGCCCCGGGCATGCGTACTCCCACAAGGTCTCCATCCTCGCGTTCAAGCCGACCGCCTCGGCCCTTGCACCGGATCTGATCCCCTTCAGCCCGACCGGCACCGGCCCACTCTCCTTCTGCAGACTGGAGCAGAACGGCACACTCCTGAGGGTGACCATCAAAAATCAGGGTAACGGAAACGCAGGTGCCTCGAAGACAACGGTTGTGTTCAACAACCAGCCCGTCACCCTCGACACGCCACCCGTTCCGGCTGGAGGATCGGTGGACCTTCTATTCGGGGTGCCGAGAAACTGCTTCAGCCCAGACTGCTCCTTCAGGATCACCGTCGACTCCGAAAACCAGGTTGACGAGTTATCTAACGAAGGGAACAACACCGTGGGCGGCGGGTGCCTCGGCTGA
- a CDS encoding diguanylate cyclase, with translation MKFKMKITQPGVYSFVLACGWSLVVALSLLVDMRGYKKEILAIATNVARAYIDKDMLFRDWNTMHGGVYVPVTPENPPNQDLPKSVPERDIKTPTGRVLTFINPAYMMRQVYELARKEKKISEHVTSLKPLRPENKPDTWDTRALIALEDGNQEVSEIVTEEGKRYLKLMRPLKVEKSCLLCHSQQGYKEGDIGGGITVTFPMELLEVSIWDEEQLLMSGHAFMWLLGLTGLYAGYRGLRQRTIERDKAEAELKQANAALENLATTDFLTGIYNRRKFEELLHTEVAEAKRLDIPLSLIFFDIDHFKKINDTLGHECGDTVLREIGLEVSKRLREIDIFARYGGEEFVILTYNDCRSARKLAEKIRTAIEHHSFAIGEKVTCSFGVTQFCHPDTIDEFVNRADFAMYEAKKSGRNLIVERS, from the coding sequence ATGAAATTCAAAATGAAAATTACCCAACCGGGGGTCTATTCCTTTGTGCTTGCCTGTGGATGGTCCTTGGTCGTCGCCCTTTCATTGCTGGTGGATATGAGAGGGTATAAGAAAGAAATTCTGGCCATTGCCACTAACGTAGCGCGAGCGTACATCGACAAAGACATGCTCTTCCGTGACTGGAATACGATGCACGGTGGCGTGTACGTGCCGGTTACCCCGGAGAACCCGCCGAATCAAGACCTTCCTAAGTCAGTTCCCGAGCGAGATATCAAGACCCCTACCGGTCGTGTCCTTACCTTCATCAACCCGGCTTACATGATGCGTCAAGTGTATGAACTGGCCCGGAAAGAAAAGAAGATCTCGGAGCACGTCACAAGCCTTAAACCGCTACGCCCTGAAAACAAGCCCGATACCTGGGATACCCGTGCGCTTATTGCTTTAGAGGACGGCAACCAAGAAGTCAGCGAAATTGTAACTGAAGAAGGTAAAAGGTATTTGAAATTGATGCGCCCCCTCAAGGTCGAAAAAAGCTGCCTCCTATGTCACTCACAGCAGGGTTACAAAGAAGGAGATATCGGGGGAGGAATAACTGTTACCTTCCCGATGGAATTGCTCGAAGTTTCGATATGGGATGAGGAACAGTTGCTCATGTCAGGCCATGCATTCATGTGGCTTCTGGGACTAACAGGACTGTATGCCGGCTATAGAGGGTTGAGGCAACGTACCATTGAAAGGGATAAAGCAGAAGCAGAGCTCAAGCAGGCCAATGCTGCTTTGGAAAATTTGGCAACAACCGATTTTTTGACCGGAATTTACAACAGGAGAAAATTCGAAGAACTCCTCCACACGGAGGTGGCCGAAGCAAAACGCTTGGATATACCTCTCTCTTTAATATTTTTCGATATCGATCATTTCAAGAAAATTAATGACACGCTAGGGCATGAGTGTGGAGACACAGTTTTGCGGGAAATAGGGCTGGAAGTCAGTAAAAGGCTCAGGGAGATTGATATCTTCGCAAGATACGGTGGTGAAGAGTTTGTCATCCTGACCTATAATGACTGTAGGTCAGCGCGCAAGTTAGCTGAAAAAATCAGAACTGCGATCGAACATCACAGCTTCGCTATTGGGGAAAAAGTGACCTGCAGTTTCGGAGTTACGCAATTTTGCCATCCGGATACCATTGACGAATTCGTCAACAGGGCTGATTTCGCCATGTATGAGGCCAAAAAAAGTGGCAGAAATCTCATCGTTGAGAGGTCGTGA
- a CDS encoding LOG family protein yields MKRICVFCGSSPGVRPAYVESARELGRSLVDAGMELVYGGGGVGLMGALAQSVLDAGGRVTGVIPRFLVEKELAHKHLSDLHIVESMHERKALMAQLADGFIALPGGVGTLEEFVEILTWSQLGIHRKPCGLLNLEGYYHRFLEFFHHMIEEQFAPPETVETLVVSAKPDALLQAMSRFQQPHLDKVGWALGFAET; encoded by the coding sequence ATGAAACGAATTTGTGTCTTTTGCGGTTCCAGTCCCGGTGTGCGGCCGGCCTATGTGGAGTCCGCGCGCGAACTTGGCCGTTCACTGGTAGATGCCGGCATGGAGTTGGTGTACGGCGGGGGAGGAGTCGGACTTATGGGAGCGCTGGCGCAATCCGTTTTGGATGCAGGCGGCAGGGTGACTGGTGTGATTCCGCGGTTTCTCGTCGAGAAGGAACTGGCCCACAAGCACCTGAGCGATCTTCATATCGTAGAGTCGATGCACGAGCGTAAGGCGCTGATGGCGCAACTTGCCGACGGCTTCATTGCCTTACCTGGCGGCGTTGGCACACTCGAGGAATTCGTCGAGATTCTCACTTGGTCCCAACTCGGGATACACCGGAAGCCTTGCGGGCTATTGAACCTTGAAGGGTACTACCACAGGTTCCTTGAATTTTTCCATCACATGATCGAAGAGCAGTTTGCGCCGCCGGAGACTGTCGAAACCCTCGTGGTTTCAGCTAAACCGGACGCGTTGTTACAAGCTATGTCACGGTTCCAGCAGCCTCATCTCGACAAGGTTGGGTGGGCATTGGGATTTGCAGAGACTTGA